Proteins encoded together in one Lysinibacillus sp. FSL K6-0232 window:
- a CDS encoding PadR family transcriptional regulator gives MTFQLGSALLDACVLAIVDKEDAYGYSLTQQVQAVMDISESTLYPVLRRLQKANYLTTYDQPFQGRNRRYYQITEQGRIRLLELLKEWQTYKEKVDCVLLGGNLDG, from the coding sequence ATGACATTTCAGCTAGGTTCAGCTTTACTGGATGCTTGTGTACTCGCCATTGTTGATAAAGAGGATGCTTATGGTTACTCATTAACACAGCAGGTGCAAGCCGTGATGGATATATCCGAGTCCACACTGTATCCTGTATTACGTCGCTTGCAAAAAGCCAACTACTTAACAACCTACGATCAGCCCTTTCAAGGTAGAAATAGACGCTATTATCAAATTACGGAGCAAGGACGTATACGATTATTGGAGCTATTGAAGGAATGGCAAACGTATAAGGAAAAGGTTGATTGTGTACTTTTAGGAGGGAATTTAGATGGATAG